One Spiribacter halobius DNA segment encodes these proteins:
- a CDS encoding phosphoglycerate dehydrogenase — translation MYKILTLNNISAKGLDRLPRELFEASSEIQHPDAVLLRSAKLHDWPIPDTLKAVGRAGAGVNNIPVEAMSRRGIPVFNAPGANANAVKELVIAGLFLAARNICPAWDFARQLQGSDAEMNQQAEAEKKRFTGFELPGRTLGVIGLGAIGVNVANAARALGMNVIGYDPDITVRSAWRLEAAVRRAHSIDEVFAESDMVTLHVPETDTTRHMVNGSRLATARKGMVLVNFARAGVVDVEAVAGALDSGRLHSYICDFPSNALKGRDDVVALPHLGASTHEAQENCAIMVADQVRDFLETGNVVNSVNFPELVLPRNGSGDRLTVVNANVPNMLGQISTAVAEAGLNIDDMVNKSRGDIAYTVTDVAGRIPAEVVERLRGIEGVLSVRVIE, via the coding sequence ATGTACAAGATCCTCACGCTGAACAACATCTCGGCCAAGGGCCTCGACCGGCTGCCGCGGGAGCTCTTCGAGGCCTCCTCCGAGATCCAGCATCCGGATGCCGTGCTGCTGCGCTCGGCGAAGCTCCACGACTGGCCGATCCCGGACACCCTCAAGGCGGTGGGCCGGGCCGGCGCCGGCGTGAACAACATCCCCGTCGAGGCCATGAGCCGGCGTGGCATTCCGGTGTTCAACGCGCCCGGGGCCAACGCCAACGCCGTCAAGGAGCTGGTGATCGCGGGCCTGTTCCTGGCGGCCCGCAATATCTGCCCGGCCTGGGACTTCGCCCGCCAGCTGCAGGGCAGCGACGCGGAGATGAACCAGCAGGCCGAGGCGGAGAAGAAGCGCTTCACCGGTTTCGAGCTGCCGGGACGGACCCTCGGCGTGATCGGACTCGGCGCCATCGGCGTCAACGTCGCCAATGCCGCGCGGGCGCTCGGCATGAACGTCATCGGCTACGACCCGGACATCACCGTGCGCAGCGCCTGGCGGCTGGAGGCCGCGGTGCGCCGGGCCCACAGCATCGACGAGGTGTTCGCCGAGTCGGACATGGTGACCCTGCACGTGCCCGAGACCGACACGACCCGCCACATGGTCAACGGCTCGCGCCTCGCCACGGCGCGCAAGGGGATGGTGCTGGTGAACTTCGCCCGCGCCGGGGTCGTGGACGTGGAGGCGGTGGCCGGCGCCCTGGACAGCGGCCGGCTGCACTCCTATATCTGCGATTTCCCGAGCAATGCGCTTAAAGGAAGGGACGACGTGGTCGCACTGCCGCACCTGGGGGCTTCCACCCACGAGGCGCAGGAGAACTGCGCCATCATGGTGGCCGATCAGGTGCGGGACTTCCTCGAGACCGGCAACGTGGTCAATTCGGTGAACTTCCCGGAGCTGGTGCTGCCGCGCAACGGCAGCGGCGACCGACTGACGGTGGTGAACGCCAATGTGCCGAACATGCTCGGGCAGATCTCCACGGCCGTCGCCGAGGCCGGGCTCAACATCGACGACATGGTCAACAAGTCCCGCGGAGACATCGCCTACACGGTCACCGATGTCGCCGGCCGCATCCCCGCCGAGGTGGTGGAGCGGCTGCGTGGCATCGAGGGGGTGCTGAGCGTGCGGGTGATCGAGTAA
- the pheA gene encoding prephenate dehydratase, translating into MSDDDALQSVRARIDEIDEQLLRLINERAEAAREVARIKREAGDAGDFYRPAREVEVLRRMREANAGPLPDADVTRLFREIMSACLALQRPLTVAFLGPEGTFTQEAAIKHFGHGVKSLPLDGIDAVFREVESGSAEYGVVPVENSTEGVVSHTLDRFLNSSLHIVGEVELPVRHNLATLAEDPSTVQRVYSHQQGLAQCRVWLDTNLPRAERIAVSSTAEAARLAAEDPTAAALASDAAAERYGLGVRYPSVQDGAANTTRFLVLGEQSPPPSGEDKTSIVVARENRPGGLAGLLAPLARYGLNMTRLESRPSRQGMWEYVFFIDILGHAEDPTLKRALGEMQQLASLLKILGSYPRAAH; encoded by the coding sequence GTGAGCGACGACGATGCCCTGCAGAGCGTACGGGCGCGCATCGACGAGATCGATGAGCAGCTGCTGCGCCTGATCAACGAGCGCGCCGAGGCGGCGCGCGAGGTGGCGCGCATCAAGCGCGAGGCCGGCGACGCCGGTGACTTCTACCGCCCGGCGCGGGAGGTGGAGGTGCTGCGGCGCATGCGCGAGGCCAACGCCGGTCCGCTGCCGGATGCCGACGTCACCCGGCTGTTCCGCGAGATCATGTCCGCCTGCCTGGCCCTGCAGCGGCCGCTCACGGTGGCGTTCCTCGGGCCCGAGGGCACCTTCACCCAGGAGGCGGCGATCAAGCACTTCGGCCACGGCGTCAAGAGCCTGCCACTGGATGGGATCGACGCCGTCTTCCGCGAGGTGGAGTCGGGCTCGGCGGAGTACGGGGTGGTGCCGGTGGAGAACTCCACCGAGGGCGTGGTCTCCCACACGCTGGACCGCTTCCTGAACTCCTCGCTGCACATCGTCGGCGAGGTGGAGCTGCCGGTGCGGCACAACCTGGCCACGCTGGCCGAGGACCCGTCCACCGTGCAGCGCGTCTACTCGCATCAGCAGGGGCTGGCGCAGTGCCGCGTGTGGCTCGACACCAACCTGCCGAGGGCGGAGCGCATCGCCGTCTCGAGCACGGCGGAAGCGGCCCGCCTGGCCGCCGAGGATCCCACCGCCGCCGCCCTGGCCTCGGATGCGGCCGCCGAGCGCTACGGCCTCGGCGTGCGCTACCCCTCGGTGCAGGATGGCGCGGCGAACACCACGCGCTTCCTCGTCCTCGGCGAGCAGTCGCCGCCGCCGTCCGGCGAGGACAAGACCTCCATCGTCGTGGCCCGCGAGAACCGCCCCGGCGGCCTCGCCGGCCTGCTGGCGCCGCTCGCCCGCTACGGGCTGAACATGACGCGGCTGGAGTCCCGGCCCTCGCGCCAGGGCATGTGGGAGTACGTCTTCTTCATCGACATCCTCGGCCACGCCGAGGACCCGACCCTGAAGCGCGCCCTCGGCGAGATGCAGCAGCTGGCGAGTCTGCTGAAGATTCTGGGCTCCTACCCCCGGGCCGCGCATTAG
- the serC gene encoding 3-phosphoserine/phosphohydroxythreonine transaminase, giving the protein MSRVFNFSAGPAVLPEPVLRQAAEEMLDWQGSGMSVMEMSHRGKEFVGIAAQAEQDLRDLLAVPDNYKVLFLQGGATGQFAAVPLNLLGDNGRADYLDTGSWSKKAIAEARGHGEVNVAAEGGSGDPMSIPAPDAWRLDPQAAYVHYCANETITGVEFHDIPETGEVPLVSDMSSTILSRPLDVSRFGVIYAGAQKNFGPAGLTLVIVREDLLGRARPGTPAIWDWARQAEADSMLNTPATYSWYIAGLVFQWLKREGGLEAMAEHNRRKAEKLYAAIDGSDFYRNPVDPACRSWMNVPFVLADSSLDGDFLAEASAAGLKTLKGHRSVGGMRASLYNAMPEAGVDALIDFMQDFERRRG; this is encoded by the coding sequence ATGTCGCGAGTCTTCAACTTCAGCGCCGGTCCGGCGGTGCTGCCGGAGCCCGTGCTCCGGCAGGCCGCCGAGGAAATGCTCGACTGGCAGGGCAGTGGCATGTCCGTGATGGAGATGAGCCATCGCGGCAAGGAATTCGTCGGCATCGCCGCCCAGGCGGAGCAGGACCTGCGGGATCTGCTCGCGGTACCGGACAACTACAAGGTGCTGTTCCTGCAGGGTGGGGCGACGGGGCAGTTCGCCGCCGTCCCCCTCAACCTGCTTGGCGACAACGGCCGTGCCGACTACCTCGACACCGGGAGCTGGTCGAAGAAGGCCATCGCCGAGGCCCGCGGGCACGGGGAGGTCAACGTCGCCGCCGAGGGGGGCTCGGGCGACCCCATGAGCATCCCGGCCCCGGACGCGTGGCGGCTCGACCCGCAGGCAGCCTACGTCCACTACTGCGCCAACGAGACCATCACCGGCGTGGAGTTCCACGACATCCCCGAGACCGGCGAAGTGCCGCTGGTCTCGGACATGTCCTCCACCATCCTCTCGCGGCCGCTGGACGTCTCCCGCTTCGGCGTGATCTACGCTGGCGCCCAGAAGAACTTCGGGCCGGCGGGGCTGACCCTGGTGATCGTGCGCGAGGACCTGCTCGGCCGCGCCCGGCCCGGCACGCCGGCGATCTGGGACTGGGCCCGACAGGCCGAGGCGGACTCCATGCTCAACACCCCTGCCACCTACTCCTGGTACATCGCCGGGCTGGTGTTCCAGTGGCTGAAGCGCGAGGGCGGTCTGGAGGCCATGGCCGAGCACAACCGGCGCAAGGCGGAGAAGCTCTACGCCGCCATCGACGGCTCCGACTTCTATCGCAACCCCGTGGACCCGGCCTGTCGCTCCTGGATGAACGTGCCCTTCGTGCTGGCGGACAGCAGCCTGGACGGCGACTTCCTCGCCGAGGCCTCCGCCGCCGGCCTGAAGACGCTGAAGGGCCATCGGTCGGTGGGCGGCATGCGCGCCAGCCTCTACAACGCGATGCCCGAGGCGGGCGTGGACGCGCTGATCGACTTCATGCAGGACTTCGAGCGCCGCCGGGGCTGA